One window of Desulfarculus baarsii DSM 2075 genomic DNA carries:
- a CDS encoding 4-hydroxyphenylacetate 3-hydroxylase family protein, whose protein sequence is MRTKQQYIDGLNKLKRNLYFGGDKVGRDHEALEQPINVIGVTFDAAQDPELAPLCTAKSHLTGETINRFCHVHQSTQDLHDKQDMTRTLCRKVGFCIGRCMGVDAINAVNAVSFEADKSNNGATEYHKNFINWLTNFQKNDLVGSCAQTDVKGHRLMRPAQQPDPDSYLHIVERRADGIVVRGCKVHITQAAVADEILVVPTRSLGPDEADYAVAFAVPADHEGVKQVLHPHFMRNRKQFKRGFDWGVVDSYVVFDDVFVPWERVFLAGEHQHGGLCALLFALFHRHSYSGCKPAIGDVLLGMAAMAAEINGIEKTSHVRGMLAEFVKVSELGYAAGFTASSLGSTQINIPGLGKAPYGPGGFFPDSVYANVGRCLTGEAVFHEQELLCDIAGGVPSTFPFEQELTNEEVKPFLEKYINRQSKVSVEDQIKFWLYFGDITCSNLNGSITYGSFHGGGSPIMEQIAIVSQYDIKARKDIVRNLAGMTTGGKK, encoded by the coding sequence ATGCGGACCAAGCAGCAATACATTGACGGCTTGAACAAACTCAAGCGCAACCTTTACTTTGGCGGCGACAAGGTCGGCCGGGACCACGAGGCCCTGGAGCAACCCATCAACGTCATCGGCGTCACCTTCGACGCGGCCCAAGACCCCGAACTGGCCCCCCTCTGCACGGCCAAGTCCCATCTGACCGGCGAGACGATCAACCGCTTCTGTCACGTCCACCAGAGCACCCAGGATCTGCACGACAAGCAGGACATGACGCGCACCCTCTGCCGCAAGGTCGGTTTCTGCATTGGCCGCTGCATGGGCGTCGACGCCATCAACGCCGTCAACGCCGTCTCCTTCGAGGCCGACAAGTCCAACAACGGCGCCACCGAGTATCACAAGAATTTTATCAACTGGCTGACCAACTTCCAGAAAAACGACCTGGTCGGCTCCTGCGCCCAGACCGACGTCAAGGGCCACCGCCTGATGCGCCCGGCCCAGCAGCCCGACCCCGACAGCTACCTGCACATCGTCGAGCGCCGGGCCGACGGCATCGTCGTGCGCGGCTGCAAGGTGCACATCACCCAGGCCGCCGTGGCCGACGAGATCCTGGTCGTGCCCACCCGCAGCCTGGGCCCCGATGAGGCCGACTACGCCGTGGCCTTCGCCGTGCCGGCCGACCACGAGGGCGTCAAGCAGGTGCTGCACCCCCACTTCATGCGCAACCGCAAGCAGTTCAAGCGCGGCTTCGACTGGGGCGTGGTCGATTCCTACGTGGTCTTCGACGACGTCTTCGTGCCCTGGGAGCGGGTCTTCCTGGCCGGCGAGCACCAGCACGGCGGCCTCTGCGCCCTGCTCTTCGCCCTGTTCCACCGCCACAGCTACTCGGGTTGCAAGCCGGCCATCGGCGACGTGTTGCTGGGCATGGCCGCCATGGCCGCCGAGATCAACGGCATCGAGAAGACCTCCCACGTGCGCGGCATGCTCGCCGAGTTCGTCAAGGTCTCCGAGCTTGGCTACGCCGCCGGCTTCACGGCCTCGTCGCTGGGCAGCACCCAGATCAACATCCCCGGCCTGGGCAAGGCGCCCTACGGCCCCGGCGGCTTTTTCCCCGATTCGGTCTACGCCAACGTGGGCCGCTGCCTGACCGGCGAGGCGGTTTTCCACGAGCAAGAGCTTCTGTGCGACATCGCCGGCGGCGTGCCCTCCACCTTCCCCTTCGAGCAAGAGCTGACCAACGAAGAGGTCAAGCCGTTTTTGGAGAAGTACATCAACCGCCAGTCCAAGGTCTCGGTCGAGGACCAGATCAAGTTCTGGCTCTACTTCGGCGACATCACCTGCTCCAACCTCAACGGCAGCATCACCTACGGCAGCTTCCACGGCGGCGGCTCGCCGATCATGGAGCAGATCGCCATCGTTTCGCAGTATGACATCAAGGCCCGCAAGGACATCGTGCGCAACCTGGCCGGCATGACCACCGGCGGCAAGAAATAG
- the sfsA gene encoding DNA/RNA nuclease SfsA — MSEAGLEGARHVFDPPLIAGRLVRRYKRFLAEVTLADGQVVTAHCPNSGSMLGCDPPGAPVRLSPAANPQRRTKYGWEMVLIDDGWVGINTALPNELVAQAARLRALPLFADALEARREVKVSAHARLDLLVRTSQGPLWVEVKNVTLKHGPAAAFPDARTERGAKHLRELARLKAQGDRAALVFVVQRGDVEFFAPARAIDPDYAAELGRAVAAGVEVVVVQARVEPRAVALWRQLPARLDR, encoded by the coding sequence ATGAGCGAAGCGGGCCTGGAGGGCGCGCGGCACGTCTTTGACCCGCCGCTGATCGCCGGCCGCCTGGTGCGGCGCTACAAGCGCTTTCTGGCCGAGGTGACGCTGGCCGACGGCCAGGTCGTCACCGCCCACTGCCCCAACTCCGGCTCCATGCTGGGCTGCGACCCGCCCGGCGCGCCGGTGCGTCTGAGCCCGGCCGCCAACCCCCAGCGCCGCACCAAATATGGCTGGGAGATGGTGCTGATCGACGACGGCTGGGTGGGCATCAACACGGCGCTGCCCAACGAGCTGGTGGCCCAGGCCGCCCGCCTGCGGGCCCTGCCCCTGTTCGCCGACGCCCTGGAGGCTCGGCGCGAGGTCAAGGTCTCTGCCCACGCCCGGCTGGATCTGCTGGTGCGGACCAGCCAGGGCCCGCTGTGGGTCGAGGTCAAAAACGTCACGCTCAAACACGGCCCGGCCGCGGCCTTTCCCGACGCCCGCACCGAGCGCGGGGCCAAGCATCTGCGCGAGTTGGCCCGCCTCAAGGCCCAGGGCGACCGGGCGGCGCTGGTTTTCGTGGTCCAGCGCGGCGATGTGGAGTTCTTCGCGCCGGCCAGGGCCATCGACCCGGACTACGCCGCCGAGCTTGGACGAGCCGTGGCCGCCGGCGTGGAGGTCGTCGTGGTCCAGGCCAGGGTCGAACCCCGGGCCGTGGCGCTGTGGCGCCAGTTGCCGGCCAGGCTGGATCGCTAG
- a CDS encoding glycosyltransferase family 2 protein has translation MSAFDLDIIFVNYNSTDDLIACLRSLAENPCRARLRIFVQDNASKDAPRRIAEAFPAVELQINKKNIGLGGAINQAVRRGDAPFIAMINPDSVIDGRCLDNCLQWLRDNPQAGAVGPKILNLDGTVQGSARAFPSALTGLFGRSSLLSRLFPNNRFTARNVLTQGCEFCQPTAVDWVSLAAIVARRQAFEEAGMMDEDFFLFWEDADLCKRLWASGWKVYYYPHDSIVHKVGGSRKSRNIASLWNFHKSSYIFYRKHSNGVGAIAAPFVISLLGIRFASLCMLHFIRLPFAGRSALRR, from the coding sequence TTGAGCGCCTTCGATCTGGACATAATTTTTGTCAATTACAACAGCACCGATGATCTGATCGCCTGCCTGCGCTCGCTGGCGGAAAACCCCTGCCGGGCGCGCCTGCGGATTTTCGTGCAAGACAACGCCTCCAAGGACGCGCCCCGGCGCATCGCCGAGGCCTTCCCCGCGGTCGAGTTGCAGATCAACAAAAAAAACATCGGCCTGGGCGGGGCCATCAACCAAGCCGTCCGTCGCGGTGACGCGCCGTTCATCGCCATGATCAACCCCGACAGCGTCATCGACGGCCGCTGCCTCGACAACTGCCTGCAATGGCTGCGCGACAACCCGCAGGCCGGGGCGGTGGGGCCAAAGATCCTCAATCTCGACGGCACGGTGCAGGGCTCGGCCCGAGCCTTCCCCTCGGCCCTGACCGGGCTTTTCGGGCGCTCGTCGTTGTTGTCGCGGCTGTTTCCCAACAACCGCTTCACGGCCAGGAACGTCCTGACCCAGGGCTGCGAGTTCTGCCAGCCCACGGCGGTGGATTGGGTCAGTTTGGCGGCCATCGTCGCCCGCCGCCAGGCCTTCGAGGAGGCCGGCATGATGGACGAGGACTTCTTTTTGTTCTGGGAAGACGCCGACCTGTGCAAACGTCTGTGGGCCAGCGGCTGGAAGGTCTATTACTACCCCCACGACTCCATCGTCCACAAGGTCGGCGGCAGCCGCAAATCGCGCAACATAGCTTCGCTGTGGAATTTCCACAAGAGCAGCTACATTTTTTATCGCAAGCACTCCAACGGCGTCGGGGCCATCGCCGCGCCTTTCGTGATATCCCTACTGGGCATCAGGTTCGCTTCCCTGTGCATGCTGCATTTCATCCGCCTGCCTTTCGCCGGGCGCTCGGCGCTCCGCCGCTGA
- a CDS encoding B12-binding domain-containing radical SAM protein, translating to MRVTLINPYYPISETPSPPLGLAFLAGALERAGHEVQMLDYVVYPYSKQALQGAMERFQPRMIGVTAVSMTFPDAAQVMADAKAIDPEVVTVLGGPHATFRAEPTLLETPQVDVVVVGEGELTIVELTRAIETGADLAQVAGLVVRGPHGPLRTAARPHIADVDTLPIPARRHIPLGRYRAIGMPISMTTSRGCPFQCIFCVGRKMVGSKVRYHSTKRVVDEFESLTKLGFHQINIADDLFTANKKHCIPICEEIIARGIDYKWTSFARVDTVSPEVLRAMKKAGCTAVSFGVETGNPEIMKRIKKGISLDQVTKAVAMTAEAGLLPHASFILGLPGETPQTLRQTQEFADSLAELGCLYGFHLLAPFPGTEVLERIDEYGLTLLTDNWADYHANRAIVQTAQAPREMLDEVVIRYDKEYVAALGEMKRKLQAGQASQDEAAQVLGLDRICATHDIMMGRMLETDGFVATGDLAADNADGLATLAKRFAARLKFSEAEVQDALEHNLRHQTIQRADEPGGVRWRWISYAA from the coding sequence ATGCGCGTTACGTTGATCAACCCCTACTACCCCATCTCCGAGACCCCCTCGCCGCCGCTGGGCCTGGCCTTTCTGGCCGGGGCCCTGGAGCGGGCCGGCCACGAGGTCCAGATGCTCGACTACGTGGTCTACCCTTATTCCAAGCAGGCCCTGCAAGGGGCCATGGAGCGCTTTCAGCCGCGCATGATCGGCGTGACCGCCGTCTCGATGACCTTCCCCGACGCGGCCCAGGTCATGGCCGACGCCAAGGCCATCGACCCCGAGGTGGTCACCGTCCTGGGCGGGCCCCACGCCACCTTCCGCGCCGAGCCGACTCTGCTCGAAACGCCCCAGGTCGATGTGGTCGTCGTCGGCGAAGGCGAGCTGACCATCGTCGAACTGACCAGAGCCATCGAAACCGGCGCGGACCTGGCCCAAGTGGCCGGCCTGGTCGTGCGCGGGCCCCATGGTCCGCTACGCACCGCCGCCCGGCCCCACATCGCCGACGTGGACACCCTGCCCATCCCGGCCCGCCGGCACATCCCCCTGGGCCGCTACCGGGCCATCGGCATGCCCATCAGCATGACCACCAGCCGGGGCTGTCCGTTCCAGTGCATCTTTTGCGTGGGCCGCAAGATGGTCGGCTCCAAGGTGCGCTATCACTCCACCAAGCGCGTGGTCGACGAGTTCGAAAGCCTGACCAAACTGGGCTTTCATCAGATCAACATCGCCGACGACCTGTTCACGGCCAACAAAAAACACTGCATCCCCATCTGCGAGGAGATCATCGCCCGGGGCATCGACTACAAATGGACATCCTTCGCCCGCGTCGACACCGTCTCGCCCGAGGTCCTGCGGGCCATGAAAAAGGCCGGCTGCACGGCGGTGAGCTTTGGCGTCGAGACCGGCAACCCCGAGATCATGAAGCGCATCAAAAAGGGCATCAGCCTCGACCAGGTCACCAAGGCCGTGGCCATGACCGCCGAGGCCGGCCTGCTGCCCCACGCCTCGTTCATCCTGGGTCTGCCCGGCGAGACCCCCCAGACCCTGCGCCAAACCCAGGAGTTCGCCGACTCGCTGGCCGAGCTTGGCTGCCTCTACGGCTTCCACCTGCTGGCCCCCTTCCCAGGCACCGAGGTGCTGGAGCGCATCGACGAATACGGCCTGACCCTCCTGACCGACAACTGGGCCGATTATCACGCCAACCGGGCCATCGTCCAGACCGCCCAAGCCCCCCGCGAGATGCTAGACGAGGTGGTCATCCGCTACGACAAGGAATACGTCGCCGCCCTGGGCGAGATGAAGCGCAAGCTCCAGGCCGGCCAGGCCAGCCAGGACGAGGCCGCCCAAGTCCTGGGCCTGGACCGCATCTGCGCCACCCACGACATCATGATGGGCCGCATGCTGGAAACCGACGGCTTCGTGGCGACAGGCGATCTGGCCGCCGACAACGCCGACGGCCTGGCGACCCTGGCCAAACGTTTCGCGGCCAGGCTCAAGTTCAGCGAGGCCGAGGTGCAAGACGCCCTCGAGCACAACCTGCGTCATCAGACGATCCAACGGGCCGACGAGCCCGGCGGCGTGCGCTGGCGCTGGATCAGCTACGCGGCATGA
- a CDS encoding glycosyltransferase family 4 protein: protein MGSDLDRPLRICLLSYRSNPHSGGQGVYIKYLSKALKDLGHHVEVVAGPPGPHLDDGVALHSIPCLDLYNPEDPFRTPRIGELYDPINYIEWIGTTTMGFPEPYTFGLRALKYIKARRRDFDVIHDNQCLSHGIWRMNRYAPTTITIHHPITVDRRIAVQSVRSPWKKLKNMRWYSFVGMQKRVARKFSNIITVSEFAADDIAREFGVDRRKFRVAPNGIDVEHFRPLEGVQRRPRRLIVTNSADTPLKGLYYLLHAVHRVAQSAPVELTVVGKPKEKGVVERLVRELDLGRIVTFTGRIDDDEFLRQYAMASVAVAPSLYEGFGLPAGEAMACGLPVISTTGGALPEVVGDAGVLVPPADAEALAAAIVDLLDNPAKAAQLGRKGFERVHGQFTWRVAARKTVDAYKETIREHRRLQPGQTSAR from the coding sequence ATGGGCTCCGATCTGGATCGCCCGCTGAGAATCTGTCTGCTCAGCTATCGCAGCAACCCCCACAGCGGCGGCCAAGGGGTCTATATCAAATACCTCAGCAAGGCGTTAAAGGATCTGGGCCACCACGTGGAGGTGGTGGCCGGGCCGCCGGGGCCACACCTGGACGACGGCGTGGCCCTGCATTCGATCCCCTGCCTGGATCTCTACAACCCCGAAGACCCCTTTCGCACGCCGCGCATCGGCGAGCTATACGACCCGATCAACTACATCGAGTGGATCGGCACCACCACCATGGGCTTTCCCGAGCCCTACACCTTTGGCCTGCGGGCGCTGAAATACATCAAAGCCCGCCGCCGCGACTTTGACGTCATCCACGACAACCAGTGTCTTTCCCACGGCATCTGGCGCATGAACCGCTACGCGCCCACCACCATCACCATCCACCACCCCATCACCGTCGATCGGCGCATAGCCGTGCAATCGGTGCGCTCGCCGTGGAAAAAGCTCAAGAACATGCGCTGGTATTCGTTCGTGGGCATGCAAAAAAGGGTGGCGCGCAAATTTTCCAACATCATCACCGTCTCCGAGTTCGCCGCCGACGACATCGCCCGCGAGTTCGGCGTCGATCGCCGCAAGTTTCGCGTGGCGCCAAACGGCATCGATGTCGAGCACTTTCGCCCGCTGGAGGGCGTCCAGCGCCGGCCGCGCCGCCTGATCGTCACCAACAGCGCCGACACGCCGCTCAAAGGGTTGTATTATTTGCTGCACGCCGTGCACCGCGTGGCCCAGAGCGCGCCGGTGGAGCTGACGGTGGTGGGCAAGCCCAAGGAAAAGGGCGTGGTCGAGCGCCTGGTGCGCGAACTGGATTTGGGCCGCATCGTCACTTTCACCGGCCGCATCGACGACGACGAGTTTCTGCGCCAATACGCCATGGCCTCGGTGGCCGTGGCGCCCTCGCTCTACGAAGGCTTCGGCCTGCCGGCCGGCGAGGCCATGGCCTGCGGCCTGCCGGTGATCAGCACCACCGGCGGGGCCCTGCCCGAAGTTGTCGGCGACGCCGGCGTGCTGGTGCCGCCGGCCGACGCCGAGGCCCTGGCCGCGGCCATCGTCGATCTGCTGGACAACCCCGCCAAGGCCGCCCAACTGGGCCGCAAGGGCTTCGAGCGGGTGCACGGGCAGTTCACCTGGCGCGTCGCCGCCCGGAAAACCGTGGACGCCTACAAGGAAACCATACGTGAACACCGTAGACTTCAGCCTGGTCAAACCAGCGCCCGATGA
- a CDS encoding class I SAM-dependent methyltransferase, giving the protein MNTVDFSLVKPAPDDKVLDVGCGSGRHTCAAAMHENVCSVGLDLCFDDVRQADQRLEQNRAWIKGRCGTLVADITNLPFPDNHFDLVICSEVLEHVPAHEHALKELVRVLKPGKNLVVSVPSWFPERICWALSKDYHQCAGGHVRIYRKDQLLAMIAAAGASKWRVGRAHGLHAPYWWLKCLVGPDNDSSRLVKLYHRLLVWDMMKKPALTRFLERALNPIIGKSTVIYSVKNK; this is encoded by the coding sequence GTGAACACCGTAGACTTCAGCCTGGTCAAACCAGCGCCCGATGACAAAGTCCTCGACGTGGGCTGCGGCTCGGGCCGCCACACCTGCGCGGCGGCCATGCACGAAAACGTCTGCTCGGTGGGCCTGGACCTGTGCTTCGACGACGTGCGCCAGGCCGATCAACGCCTGGAGCAGAACCGAGCCTGGATCAAGGGCCGCTGCGGCACGCTGGTGGCCGACATCACCAATCTTCCCTTCCCCGACAACCACTTCGATCTGGTAATATGCTCCGAGGTTTTGGAGCACGTGCCGGCCCACGAGCACGCCCTGAAAGAGCTGGTGCGCGTGCTCAAGCCGGGCAAAAACCTGGTGGTTAGCGTGCCCTCGTGGTTTCCCGAGCGCATCTGCTGGGCCCTGTCCAAGGACTACCACCAGTGCGCCGGCGGGCATGTGCGCATCTATCGCAAGGATCAGCTTTTGGCCATGATCGCCGCCGCCGGGGCCAGCAAGTGGCGTGTGGGCCGCGCCCACGGGCTGCACGCGCCCTATTGGTGGCTCAAGTGCCTGGTCGGGCCCGACAACGATTCGTCGCGGCTGGTCAAGCTTTACCACCGCCTGCTGGTCTGGGACATGATGAAAAAACCGGCGCTCACGCGATTTTTGGAACGGGCGCTGAACCCCATCATCGGCAAAAGCACGGTGATCTACTCGGTGAAGAACAAATGA
- a CDS encoding TetR/AcrR family transcriptional regulator gives MGGKTKKKQAKDTRANILHAARLAFARHSYNAASIRMIAAQGGFGHAIIGYYFPTKAELFAAVAADICAELYAASVQWMRRARRLPPAEGLAAYIRRLVDFGREKPWIFQIIMLNFAENRDAILPGQEHLLETIEKIRNDFVVAMGLELRRDEARRFTDSFNAMALYFLGSRESAAWLLGMNPAGGRYAQWVQDTMLALFLPAMGQLLERGGPPREQPAQK, from the coding sequence GTGGGCGGCAAGACCAAAAAAAAGCAGGCCAAGGACACCAGGGCCAACATCCTGCACGCCGCCCGCCTGGCCTTCGCCCGCCACTCCTACAACGCCGCCAGCATCCGCATGATCGCCGCCCAGGGTGGTTTCGGCCACGCCATCATCGGCTATTACTTCCCCACCAAGGCCGAACTTTTCGCGGCCGTGGCCGCCGACATTTGCGCCGAGCTTTACGCGGCCAGCGTCCAGTGGATGCGGCGGGCCAGGCGTCTGCCGCCGGCCGAGGGCCTGGCCGCCTACATCCGGCGGCTGGTGGATTTCGGCCGCGAAAAACCCTGGATTTTTCAGATAATCATGCTCAACTTCGCCGAAAACCGCGACGCCATCCTGCCCGGCCAGGAGCATCTGCTCGAGACCATCGAAAAGATCCGCAACGACTTTGTCGTGGCCATGGGCCTGGAGCTGCGCCGCGACGAGGCCCGCCGCTTCACCGACAGCTTCAACGCCATGGCCCTATATTTCCTGGGCTCGCGCGAAAGCGCCGCCTGGCTGCTGGGCATGAACCCCGCCGGCGGACGTTACGCCCAGTGGGTTCAGGACACCATGCTGGCGCTGTTTCTGCCGGCCATGGGCCAATTGCTGGAACGGGGCGGCCCGCCCCGCGAACAACCGGCCCAAAAATGA
- a CDS encoding class I SAM-dependent methyltransferase, translated as MTFDPGIISGVRGFMDDDEAKRLHLIAIEASKLGPCLEVGSYCGKSTICLGLACRQNGGVLFALDHHRGNEEQQPGQEYFDPETFDQRSGRIDTFGEFRANIEAAGLTDTVAPLVCPSAVAARQWATPLGLVFIDGGHSLEAAYRDYINWSRHLRPGGYLLFHDIFENPAEGGQAPYLVYQMAMASRQFEELERTKSLRVLRRLPCEATPPIGL; from the coding sequence ATGACTTTCGACCCCGGCATCATCAGCGGCGTGCGGGGCTTCATGGACGACGACGAGGCCAAGCGCCTGCACCTGATCGCCATCGAGGCCAGCAAACTGGGCCCCTGCCTGGAGGTGGGCAGCTACTGCGGCAAATCGACGATCTGCCTGGGCCTGGCCTGCCGGCAAAACGGCGGCGTGCTTTTCGCCCTCGATCACCACCGCGGCAACGAGGAGCAGCAGCCGGGCCAGGAATACTTCGACCCAGAGACCTTTGACCAGCGCTCCGGGCGCATCGACACCTTCGGCGAGTTCCGGGCCAACATCGAGGCCGCCGGCCTGACCGACACCGTCGCGCCCCTGGTCTGCCCCTCGGCCGTGGCCGCCCGCCAGTGGGCCACGCCGCTGGGGTTGGTCTTTATCGACGGCGGTCACTCGCTGGAGGCGGCCTACCGCGATTATATCAATTGGTCGCGTCACCTGCGGCCGGGCGGCTATCTGCTCTTCCACGACATTTTCGAAAACCCGGCCGAGGGCGGCCAAGCGCCGTATCTGGTCTATCAGATGGCCATGGCCTCGCGCCAGTTCGAGGAACTGGAACGCACCAAGTCGCTGCGCGTGCTGCGCCGCCTGCCCTGCGAGGCCACGCCGCCGATCGGCCTCTAG
- the prfB gene encoding peptide chain release factor 2 (programmed frameshift), producing MHEEMRQKLAELRQRLGVIQEYLDPESKTKRLAELDKIVGANDFWEDQNAAKAVMRERTDLAQSLEELDALNRSMEDAEVLLELAVEEDDASLTAEIDQAHDALERQIGRLEAARLLGGPDDHRGAILAINAGAGGADAQDWAQMLTRLYGRYAERQGFQVVELDFQAGDEAGVKSVTMEINGPRAYGLLKGESGVHRLVRISPFDASHRRHTAFASVYVSPQVDDDIEIEVKDADIRIDTYRASGAGGQHVNKTSSAVRITHFPTGVVVQCQNEKSQHRNKDMAMKVLRARLYELEIHKREAEKREVHASHQEIAWGSQIRSYVLAPYRLVKDHRTGVEVGNVDSVLDGQLDDFIQGYLLWRSGQGGAAKAGHD from the exons ATGCATGAGGAAATGCGCCAAAAGCTGGCCGAGCTTCGTCAACGCCTGGGCGTGATCCAGGAGTATCTT GACCCCGAAAGCAAGACCAAGCGCCTGGCCGAGTTGGACAAGATCGTGGGCGCTAACGATTTCTGGGAAGACCAGAACGCGGCCAAGGCCGTCATGCGCGAACGCACCGACCTGGCCCAGAGCCTGGAGGAGTTGGACGCCCTCAACCGGAGCATGGAAGACGCCGAGGTGCTTCTGGAACTGGCCGTCGAGGAAGACGACGCCTCGCTGACCGCCGAGATCGACCAGGCCCACGACGCCCTGGAGCGGCAGATCGGCCGCTTGGAGGCGGCCCGCCTGCTGGGCGGCCCCGACGATCACCGCGGGGCCATCCTGGCCATCAACGCCGGGGCCGGCGGGGCCGACGCCCAGGACTGGGCCCAGATGCTCACGCGCCTCTATGGCCGTTACGCCGAGCGCCAGGGCTTCCAGGTCGTTGAGCTGGACTTTCAGGCCGGCGACGAGGCCGGCGTGAAAAGCGTGACCATGGAGATCAACGGCCCCCGGGCCTACGGCCTGCTCAAGGGCGAAAGCGGCGTGCATCGTTTGGTGCGCATCAGCCCCTTCGACGCCTCGCACCGCCGGCACACGGCCTTCGCCTCGGTCTACGTCTCGCCTCAGGTCGACGACGACATCGAGATCGAGGTCAAGGACGCCGACATCCGCATCGACACCTACAGGGCCTCGGGCGCGGGCGGCCAGCACGTCAACAAGACCAGCTCGGCCGTGCGCATCACCCACTTTCCCACCGGCGTGGTGGTGCAGTGCCAGAACGAAAAGAGCCAGCACCGCAACAAGGACATGGCCATGAAAGTCTTGCGGGCCCGGCTCTACGAGCTGGAGATCCACAAGCGCGAGGCCGAAAAGCGCGAGGTCCACGCAAGCCACCAGGAGATCGCCTGGGGCAGCCAGATCCGCTCGTACGTCCTGGCCCCCTATCGCCTGGTCAAGGACCATCGCACCGGCGTGGAGGTGGGCAACGTCGACAGCGTGCTCGACGGCCAGTTGGACGATTTCATCCAGGGTTACCTGTTGTGGCGCTCGGGCCAGGGCGGCGCGGCCAAGGCCGGCCATGACTAA
- a CDS encoding prenyltransferase/squalene oxidase repeat-containing protein codes for MNKLAAATSYQPAEIDVAQTTSYILAVQRPWGEIPWSEGGFTDPWDHVESAMGLAVGGQLQAAQKAYEWLAESQMQDGSWWSQYRDGRRDEGSFKDTNMVTYIAVGVLHQFLCTGDLGFVRRMWPTVEKAMEFAMTMREPHGAFYWAKRPDGSIDQSILLTGCSSIHKSLAAAISLAGLLGLSRPQWGEAMEALARAIKKRPMVFDQSKARFSMDWYYPVLCGVITGAEAQRRLEQGWETYVMKGWGARCVSDRPWVTMAETSELVMALAAMGSYLEAETILRWIQDNKYDDGAYWTGLALPERVIYTQEKTTWTGAAVLLAADMLYELSPACRLFCHQPA; via the coding sequence ATGAACAAACTCGCCGCCGCGACCAGCTATCAGCCGGCCGAAATAGACGTGGCCCAGACCACCAGCTACATCCTGGCCGTGCAGCGCCCATGGGGCGAGATCCCCTGGTCCGAGGGCGGCTTCACCGATCCGTGGGATCACGTCGAAAGCGCCATGGGCCTGGCCGTGGGCGGCCAGCTTCAGGCCGCGCAAAAGGCCTACGAGTGGCTGGCCGAAAGCCAGATGCAAGACGGCAGCTGGTGGTCGCAGTATCGCGACGGCCGCCGCGACGAGGGCTCTTTCAAAGACACCAACATGGTCACCTACATCGCCGTGGGCGTGCTGCACCAATTCCTGTGCACCGGCGACCTTGGCTTCGTGCGGCGCATGTGGCCCACCGTGGAAAAAGCCATGGAGTTCGCCATGACCATGCGCGAGCCCCACGGCGCTTTTTATTGGGCCAAGCGTCCCGACGGCAGCATCGATCAGTCGATTTTGCTCACCGGTTGCAGCTCGATCCACAAAAGCCTGGCCGCGGCCATCAGCCTGGCCGGGTTGCTGGGCCTGTCGCGGCCCCAGTGGGGCGAGGCCATGGAGGCCCTGGCCCGGGCCATCAAAAAGCGGCCGATGGTCTTCGACCAGAGCAAGGCGCGCTTTTCCATGGACTGGTACTATCCGGTGCTCTGCGGGGTGATCACCGGGGCCGAGGCCCAGCGCCGCCTGGAGCAGGGCTGGGAGACCTACGTCATGAAGGGCTGGGGGGCGCGTTGCGTCTCCGATCGGCCCTGGGTGACCATGGCCGAGACATCCGAACTGGTCATGGCCCTGGCGGCCATGGGCAGCTACCTGGAGGCCGAGACGATCCTGCGCTGGATCCAGGACAACAAATACGACGACGGCGCTTATTGGACCGGCCTGGCCCTGCCCGAGCGGGTGATCTACACCCAGGAAAAGACGACCTGGACCGGCGCGGCCGTGCTGCTGGCCGCCGACATGCTCTACGAACTATCGCCGGCCTGTCGGCTGTTTTGCCATCAGCCGGCCTAG